In one window of Lujinxingia vulgaris DNA:
- a CDS encoding ABC transporter ATP-binding protein has product MSQSSSSTPTSGPRLASVSDRERRKILWGYFKRYRGLFAAGAIFLLLTNGLALAIPQQLGDAVQLMRDSVGASAEQLAETRQQVIRAAMIIIALAIGAGIARVYSRTTIFNAGRHIEFDLRNELYTHLARLTPSFFGSMPTGDITSRVTNDVTYVRLLFAIAFLHIVNAIVAYTIGIQRMVALDLGLTLWCLAPLPLLLLGMRSIIRALFEQTKRVQAELSNMSSRVQENLSGVDVIKAYTLQDREIDDYSELNTTFYEENVKLARIRAMLNAMIVLIANVGTLVVLVVGAQRVIAGTMELGTFVEFNGYVVALAFPTIALGWVFAVWHRGLAAFERICEVSNYEPDVADPGDLAEKLPTAEEHTALGHIEFDQVNFAYDGSPVLKDISLSIPAGSTVAIVGKTGSGKSTLVKLLARLYDPTSGQIRVDGVPLPQAPLRELRSEIGFVPQEPFLFSMTIGQNIRFGLDALQFDESLTRRAPTAPLIERLGSGTDGSISQQDRIDQAVKIAALDGDLEAFDKGLDTLVGERGVTLSGGQKQRTTIARALLTDPRILILDDALASVDTQTERRILDQLKELMHGRTSILITHRFNALSRVDCIFVLDQGELVEQGTHDALVEKGGLYAEMYARQKLREQLES; this is encoded by the coding sequence ATGTCGCAGTCCTCAAGCTCCACACCCACCTCCGGACCTCGTCTGGCCAGCGTCTCCGATCGCGAGCGCCGCAAGATCCTCTGGGGGTATTTCAAACGCTACCGCGGACTCTTCGCCGCCGGTGCGATCTTCTTGCTGCTGACCAACGGGCTGGCGCTCGCCATCCCCCAGCAGCTCGGAGACGCCGTCCAGCTCATGCGCGACTCCGTCGGCGCCAGCGCCGAGCAGCTCGCTGAGACGCGCCAGCAGGTCATCCGCGCCGCGATGATCATCATCGCGCTGGCCATCGGCGCCGGCATCGCCCGCGTCTACAGCCGCACCACCATCTTCAACGCCGGGCGACACATCGAGTTCGATCTTCGAAACGAACTCTACACTCACCTGGCCCGCCTCACCCCGAGTTTTTTCGGGAGCATGCCCACCGGCGACATCACCAGCCGGGTGACCAACGACGTCACCTACGTGCGCCTGCTCTTCGCCATCGCCTTTCTGCACATCGTCAACGCCATCGTCGCCTACACCATCGGCATCCAGCGCATGGTCGCCCTCGATCTCGGCCTGACGCTCTGGTGTCTCGCGCCTCTGCCACTGCTCCTCCTCGGGATGCGCAGCATCATCCGCGCCCTCTTCGAGCAGACAAAACGGGTGCAGGCCGAACTTTCCAACATGTCCTCGCGCGTCCAGGAGAACTTGAGCGGTGTCGACGTCATCAAGGCCTACACCCTTCAAGATCGCGAGATCGACGACTACTCCGAGCTCAACACCACCTTCTACGAAGAGAACGTCAAGCTGGCGCGCATCCGCGCGATGCTCAACGCCATGATCGTGCTCATCGCCAACGTGGGCACCCTCGTGGTGCTCGTCGTCGGCGCGCAACGCGTGATCGCCGGCACGATGGAGCTCGGCACCTTCGTCGAGTTCAACGGCTACGTTGTGGCCCTGGCCTTCCCCACCATCGCGCTGGGCTGGGTCTTCGCCGTCTGGCACCGCGGACTGGCCGCCTTTGAGCGCATCTGCGAGGTCAGCAACTACGAGCCCGACGTCGCCGACCCGGGCGACCTCGCCGAAAAACTTCCTACCGCCGAAGAACACACAGCCCTGGGTCATATTGAGTTCGACCAGGTTAACTTCGCCTACGACGGGAGCCCCGTCCTCAAAGACATCTCGCTCTCCATCCCGGCCGGCTCCACCGTGGCCATCGTCGGCAAAACCGGCAGCGGAAAATCCACCCTGGTCAAGCTGCTCGCCAGGCTCTACGACCCGACCTCCGGTCAGATCCGTGTCGACGGCGTACCGCTCCCGCAGGCCCCCCTGCGCGAGCTGCGCTCGGAGATCGGCTTTGTGCCCCAGGAGCCCTTCCTCTTCTCGATGACCATCGGCCAGAACATCCGCTTTGGCCTCGACGCCCTGCAATTCGACGAATCCCTCACTCGCCGCGCCCCCACCGCCCCGCTGATTGAGCGCCTGGGAAGCGGCACCGACGGCTCCATCTCACAGCAAGACCGCATCGACCAGGCCGTCAAAATCGCCGCCCTCGATGGCGACCTGGAGGCCTTCGACAAAGGCCTCGATACGCTCGTCGGCGAGCGCGGCGTGACGCTCTCGGGCGGCCAGAAGCAGCGCACCACGATTGCGCGTGCGCTCCTCACCGATCCGCGCATCCTCATCCTCGACGACGCCCTGGCCAGCGTCGACACCCAGACCGAGCGCCGCATCCTCGACCAGCTCAAAGAGCTGATGCACGGGCGCACCTCCATCCTCATCACCCACCGCTTCAACGCCCTCTCCCGGGTCGACTGCATCTTCGTGCTCGACCAGGGAGAGCTCGTCGAGCAGGGAACCCACGACGCGCTCGTCGAAAAAGGCGGCCTCTACGCCGAGATGTACGCGCGGCAGAAACTCAGGGAGCAACTCGAATCGTGA
- a CDS encoding ABC transporter ATP-binding protein: protein MSAPEDKKSAAYDSGETSKDGRPKNAAIGSGFQEQKLGQITDFSLVRRLWTYMRPYRWLFFLSLISMPALTAVSLVQPWLLQIAIDDYLIPGKLGGLWGVLALYAASIVGMAALTFGQMYVTQYAGQKALRDLRQELFEHVQGLSSDFFKKNPVGRLMSRMTTDIESLQEALSSGMISMVGDIITLTAIVVILLYKNWQLALASFVVVPVLVGLTAIFRYFLRKAFREIRVKIARLYSHLQESITGMSVIQLFVRENVSRDEYRDINADYRDANIRSIRYDALLYSVVEAVGSVTIGAIIWYGSGQALDGAITLGVLVAFIEYMQKFFVPIRDLAQKYNFLQSAMASSERVFQLLDTHETIPQPDSPRQIPEGPLTIEFDDVWFGYGGDEPVLRGLSFKVNPCERIALVGHTGAGKTTIIKLLTRLHDIERGRILLNGIDIREFDVQELRRKFAVVLQDVFLFSDTVRKNLTMGDSAVGDEDIRRATELVHADAMIERLDGGLDYAVSERGQNLSAGQKQLLAFARALIRDPEVLILDEATANVDTDTEALIQDAIERMLARQTSLVIAHRLSTIQRADRILVLHKGQLLEEGTHQDLVAAGGHYATLYRLQYATGAEIAAEADASTRASSASL, encoded by the coding sequence GTGAGCGCCCCAGAAGATAAAAAATCCGCCGCCTACGACAGCGGTGAGACATCCAAAGACGGACGCCCCAAAAATGCCGCCATCGGCTCGGGCTTCCAGGAGCAGAAGCTCGGCCAGATCACCGACTTCTCGCTGGTCCGGCGGCTGTGGACCTACATGCGTCCCTACCGCTGGCTCTTTTTCCTCTCGCTGATCTCGATGCCCGCGCTCACCGCCGTCTCGTTGGTGCAGCCCTGGCTTTTGCAGATCGCCATCGATGACTACCTCATCCCCGGCAAGCTCGGCGGCCTGTGGGGCGTGCTCGCGCTCTACGCTGCGAGCATCGTCGGCATGGCCGCGCTGACCTTCGGTCAGATGTATGTGACGCAGTACGCCGGCCAGAAAGCCCTGCGCGATCTTCGCCAGGAGCTCTTCGAGCACGTCCAGGGCCTCTCGTCCGACTTCTTTAAGAAAAACCCTGTCGGCCGGCTCATGTCGCGCATGACCACCGACATCGAATCCCTGCAGGAAGCGCTCTCATCCGGCATGATCTCGATGGTGGGCGACATCATCACGCTCACCGCTATCGTGGTCATTCTGCTCTACAAAAACTGGCAGCTCGCGCTGGCCAGCTTCGTAGTCGTGCCCGTGCTCGTCGGCCTCACCGCCATCTTCCGCTACTTCCTGCGCAAGGCCTTTCGCGAAATCCGCGTCAAGATCGCTCGCCTCTACTCGCACTTGCAGGAGAGCATCACCGGCATGAGCGTCATTCAGCTCTTCGTGCGCGAGAATGTGAGCCGCGATGAGTACCGCGACATCAACGCCGACTACCGCGACGCCAACATCCGCTCGATCCGCTACGACGCCCTGCTCTACTCGGTGGTCGAGGCGGTGGGCTCGGTGACCATCGGCGCCATCATCTGGTACGGCAGCGGTCAGGCCCTCGACGGCGCCATCACGCTCGGCGTGCTCGTGGCCTTTATCGAGTACATGCAAAAATTCTTCGTGCCGATCCGCGACCTGGCCCAGAAGTACAACTTCCTGCAGAGCGCGATGGCCAGCAGCGAGCGCGTCTTCCAGCTCCTCGACACCCACGAGACCATCCCCCAGCCCGATTCCCCCCGCCAGATCCCCGAGGGCCCGCTGACCATCGAGTTCGATGACGTCTGGTTCGGCTACGGCGGCGACGAGCCCGTGCTGCGCGGCCTCTCCTTTAAGGTCAACCCCTGCGAGCGCATCGCGCTGGTCGGCCACACCGGGGCAGGAAAAACCACAATCATCAAGCTCCTCACTCGCCTCCACGACATCGAGCGCGGTCGCATTCTCCTCAACGGCATCGACATCCGCGAGTTCGACGTGCAGGAGCTTCGCCGCAAGTTCGCGGTGGTGCTCCAGGACGTCTTCCTCTTCAGCGACACCGTGCGCAAAAACCTCACCATGGGCGACAGCGCCGTCGGTGACGAAGACATCCGCCGCGCCACCGAGCTCGTGCACGCCGACGCGATGATCGAGCGCCTCGATGGCGGCCTCGACTACGCGGTGAGCGAGCGCGGACAGAACCTCTCCGCCGGCCAGAAACAACTTCTGGCCTTTGCCCGCGCGCTCATCCGCGACCCCGAGGTGCTCATCCTCGACGAGGCCACCGCCAACGTCGACACCGACACCGAAGCGCTGATCCAGGACGCCATCGAGCGCATGCTCGCCAGGCAGACCTCGCTTGTGATCGCCCACCGCCTCTCCACCATCCAGCGCGCTGACCGCATCCTGGTCCTCCACAAAGGCCAACTTCTCGAAGAAGGCACCCACCAGGATCTGGTCGCCGCCGGCGGGCACTACGCCACGCTCTACCGACTGCAATACGCCACCGGCGCCGAGATCGCCGCCGAGGCCGATGCCTCCACCCGGGCCTCCTCAGCCTCGCTCTGA
- the lepB gene encoding signal peptidase I yields the protein MPHDTRSRSNARIAWLLTVFSPGLGLVHAGRLIGGLVVNLLVVLLILLVVIAVTFWNLVLAWAAIATLVAWAAVGLLSASRASDLIAEASPQPHRAFQHPLIYTLIALMTFVGPVAIIFDQSLRHLWTFTHVDNLALYPLALPGDTLFVRRVPAHIAPPRRGDLVTLITPETDAPATLRVIAEPGEEIQMQGNTLIIAGQLVEYTPLMHEWVGQAQLDDALGLRAWVEHNHAERYVVAISDEATPDASVPGLALGPDDYFVLADNRSHLATAEPGASLTSDSRLYGPLPADQIIGRPVHIAWSSAPESGAPRLDRIGLPLH from the coding sequence ATGCCCCACGACACCCGCTCACGCTCCAACGCCCGCATCGCCTGGCTGCTCACGGTGTTCTCACCAGGGCTCGGGCTCGTCCACGCCGGCCGACTCATCGGTGGGCTCGTGGTCAACCTGCTCGTCGTCTTGCTCATCCTGCTCGTCGTCATCGCGGTGACGTTCTGGAACCTGGTCCTCGCCTGGGCGGCAATCGCCACACTTGTGGCCTGGGCGGCGGTTGGACTGCTAAGCGCATCACGAGCATCCGACCTGATCGCGGAAGCCTCGCCACAGCCACATCGGGCCTTTCAGCATCCGCTCATCTACACCCTCATCGCCCTGATGACATTTGTCGGGCCGGTGGCGATCATTTTCGACCAATCACTGCGCCACCTCTGGACCTTTACCCACGTCGACAACCTCGCCCTCTATCCCCTGGCGTTGCCCGGCGACACCCTCTTTGTGCGGCGAGTCCCCGCGCACATCGCCCCGCCCCGACGCGGAGATCTGGTGACGCTTATCACACCGGAGACCGATGCCCCGGCCACCTTGCGGGTCATTGCTGAGCCCGGCGAAGAGATCCAGATGCAGGGCAACACCCTGATCATCGCGGGCCAGCTCGTCGAGTACACCCCGTTGATGCACGAATGGGTCGGTCAGGCCCAGCTCGATGACGCCCTCGGACTGCGCGCCTGGGTCGAGCACAACCACGCCGAGCGCTACGTCGTCGCCATCAGCGACGAAGCCACACCCGACGCCTCCGTCCCCGGCCTTGCCCTGGGCCCGGACGACTATTTCGTGCTCGCCGACAACCGCAGCCACCTCGCCACTGCCGAGCCCGGCGCTTCGCTCACCTCCGACAGCCGCCTCTACGGACCGCTACCGGCCGACCAGATCATCGGCCGCCCCGTACATATCGCCTGGTCCAGCGCTCCCGAAAGCGGCGCCCCGCGCCTCGATCGCATCGGTCTTCCCCTGCACTGA